Within the Mucilaginibacter sp. CSA2-8R genome, the region ATACCTAACAACTGCCATGCACCGGTAAGCGGCATGGTACTATCGTGCATACCGTTTACTGAACCGGTTGATACGATGGTAGTCAGCGTGCTCCAGTAGCCGGTAGCCATAGGGCCAATGCGTACTTCTTTACCTTCCATAGCGCCGGTAGCTTGTTGTACGCCCATTTTAGCTATTGCTGAGCTGCCGCCGGTTTCGCTGAAAAGTGTTGGAATCATCAGCATCAGCATGCCCACGGTCATCATCGCAAATATAACCCAGCCTAATTTTTTGCGGCGAACAAAGTAGCCAAAAGCCAGAATCATAGCCATTGGTATAATCATCTGCGAGATGATTTCGACCATATTGGTAAAGTAGCTTGGGTTTTCGAGCGGGTGGGCAGAATTTGCTCCAAACCAGCCGCCACCGTTAGTACCCAAGTGCTTAATGGCAATCATTTGCGCAGCCGGGCCGTGGGATACATTAACCGTATCACCCTGCATCGAAATAAACTGGTCTTTACCGGCGTAGCTTGATGGCGTGCCGCTGAATGATAGTATCAAGGCTATTACTATTGATAGCGGCAATAACAAGCGGGTAATTGATTTAAGAAAATATTCCCAAAAGTTACCGATGTTAGAGGTGGTTTTTTCTCTGAATGCTTTAAATAAGCCAATTGCTGCCGCTATACCTGTGGCCGCACTGGTGAACATCAAAAACATTACGATAAATTGTTGAGTGAGATAAGTTAAGCCGCTCTCGCCCGAGTAGTGCTGTAAGTTACAGTTAACTACAAAGCTGATGATGGTATTAAAGGCCAGATCAGGTGTCATACCTGGGTTGCCGTCGGGGTTAAGCGGCAATTTATCCTGGTAGATTAAAACAAAAAAGCCGTAAACCAGCCATACCAGGTTAATGATCATCATGGCCTTCAAAAATTGTTTCCAGTTCATGGGCTCGCTGGGGTTGATGCCCGAAATTTTAAACAAACCGTTTTCAAGCGGCTTCATAAAGTCGGTCCATACCTTTTCGCCGGCAAACATTTTAGCGAGGTATTTTCCTAAAGGAATAGCGATAAGGAGGGTGATCGCAAAGGAAGCAACGATTCCTAAGAATTCAGTGTTCATGGGGCAGGGGATAATTAGAATTTTTCGGGTTTAAGCAGTACGTATACCATGTATACAAACACTGCCAGAGAGATAATAAATAACGCTAACATAGTTTTCAGATTTGCTCGAACCAGTCGATAGATTTAAAAATGAACCAGCACAAAACGAGTAAGGCTGCCAGTAATAGTAGAGTAAGCATGTGCATCTGTTTTGGTTACCCCAATGCCAAAACAAATACCAATACTAAGAGAGGTATTTATAAGGTGTTGAAATACAATAAATTAATCTGAAATTATAGATTAATAAAATTCTAATAAAACGAAAAACCCTTCCAAAATGGAAGGGTTCGTTTTCAAAATGAAAGAAAAGCATCAGCTAATCTTGTATTCGTCAATTTTTCGGTAAAGGGTAGTTAGGCCTATGCCCAGCAAACGGGCCGTTTCGGTTTTGTTACCCTGGGTATGGGCAAGTACTTTCTGGATATGCTGCTTTTCAACCATCTGTAAGGCAAAGGTGTTGCCCTGGTAGTTGTTTTGCCTAAACCCCGGTGGCAGCAGGTCGGTGGTAAGCGTATCGTCATCCGCTAAGATTACCACGCGTTCCATCATGTTTTTTAATTCGCGGATGTTACCTTTCCAATGATGCTGGTGCAGGTTTTGTAAAAAGTCGGTTCCCATTTTCATGGATGGTTTGCCATTCAGGGCAGCAAAGTGCCGCAGGTAATAATCAGCCAATAAATCAATATCCTGTTCGCGCTCATTAAGCGATGGCAGTTGTATGGTAAAAACTGATAAGCGGTAGTACAAATCAGACCGGAACTTACCGTTATCAGCATCTTGTTGCAAATCGCGGTTAGTAGCGGCAATAATGCGCACGTTAACCTTGGTAGGCTGGGTATCGCCTACTTTAATAAAGGTTTTATTTTCGAGCACCCGCAATAATTTAGCTTGCAGCTCAATGCTCATCTCACCAATCTCGTCTAAAAATATAGTGCCATGGTTAGCTTCTTCAAACAGGCCCTTCTTGTCTTTTAATGCACCAGTGAAGGCGCCGGCTTTGTAGCCAAAAAGTTCGCTTTCTAATAGTTCGGCGGTAAAGCTGCTGCAGTTAATGGCCACAAAGGGCATCTGGCGGCGTTCGCTTTCGTAATGTATAGCCGAGGCAAAAACCTCTTTACCAGTTCCGGTTTCGCCAAGCAGCAGCACCGTAGTATTGGTGGCTGCAACCTTACGGGCCAGTGCTATGGCATTGACAATTTGGGGCGACTTGCCAATAATGGCCGATAGCATGGTTTTACTTTGTGCTTTGCTGTTTTCTTTAAAAGCCTGGTATTGTTGCTGGGCCTTTTGCATAGCCTGGTGCACCAATGGGATAATCCGCTCGTTATCGTCGCCTTTGGTAATGTAATTAAAGGCACCGTTTTGAATTGCCTTTACACCATCGGGTATATTGCCATAAGCAGTCAGATTAATGACCTCGGCAAATGGCTTTTGTTCTTTAATGGTTTTAACCAGCTCAACGCCGTTTACATCCGGTAGTTTA harbors:
- a CDS encoding sigma-54 dependent transcriptional regulator, encoding MRPTILIIDDEKKLSGLMARIIELEGFTVLQAATGKEGLKQLGQHEDVLVVLSDVKLPDVNGVELVKTIKEQKPFAEVINLTAYGNIPDGVKAIQNGAFNYITKGDDNERIIPLVHQAMQKAQQQYQAFKENSKAQSKTMLSAIIGKSPQIVNAIALARKVAATNTTVLLLGETGTGKEVFASAIHYESERRQMPFVAINCSSFTAELLESELFGYKAGAFTGALKDKKGLFEEANHGTIFLDEIGEMSIELQAKLLRVLENKTFIKVGDTQPTKVNVRIIAATNRDLQQDADNGKFRSDLYYRLSVFTIQLPSLNEREQDIDLLADYYLRHFAALNGKPSMKMGTDFLQNLHQHHWKGNIRELKNMMERVVILADDDTLTTDLLPPGFRQNNYQGNTFALQMVEKQHIQKVLAHTQGNKTETARLLGIGLTTLYRKIDEYKIS
- the kdpA gene encoding potassium-transporting ATPase subunit KdpA, which codes for MNTEFLGIVASFAITLLIAIPLGKYLAKMFAGEKVWTDFMKPLENGLFKISGINPSEPMNWKQFLKAMMIINLVWLVYGFFVLIYQDKLPLNPDGNPGMTPDLAFNTIISFVVNCNLQHYSGESGLTYLTQQFIVMFLMFTSAATGIAAAIGLFKAFREKTTSNIGNFWEYFLKSITRLLLPLSIVIALILSFSGTPSSYAGKDQFISMQGDTVNVSHGPAAQMIAIKHLGTNGGGWFGANSAHPLENPSYFTNMVEIISQMIIPMAMILAFGYFVRRKKLGWVIFAMMTVGMLMLMIPTLFSETGGSSAIAKMGVQQATGAMEGKEVRIGPMATGYWSTLTTIVSTGSVNGMHDSTMPLTGAWQLLGMMINGFFGGCGVGILNYFIYLIIAVFISGLMVGRTPEFLGHKVEAREVKIAALITLLSPFLILAGTALAAFIFTNLGNADWAVKPANWLNNPGFHGFSEMLYEFTSANANNGSGFEGLGDNNIFWNVGTGVVLILGRFLPIIGPVAIAGLLAQKKYVPESAGTLRTDTFTFGVMTLAVILVLNALSYFPALALGPLAEYFSMAH
- the kdpF gene encoding K(+)-transporting ATPase subunit F yields the protein MLALFIISLAVFVYMVYVLLKPEKF